A genomic window from Ananas comosus cultivar F153 linkage group 22, ASM154086v1, whole genome shotgun sequence includes:
- the LOC109727337 gene encoding DNA (cytosine-5)-methyltransferase CMT2-like isoform X3: MDAEDLPSPIPLAILEPVEPFEPYSDSSSSSSSRRSGDPPSPAAAERRRPPRSNAEPIDPNGALRRSPRFSRSGARAPSSPQSGSSRGSRRSPRTLAILDPFDGDSSKSEGDPVGNNGVLRRSPRLLENGASAPRSAGNGPNSASRSSGPLSALPSPKARRRSSTDPSENNGDLVQSNGSLRRSPRFLNAEASAPSAGNSFSRRSRRTLPRPSQNSSKDNGAIVQANSHQRSPRFLKDGVLALTSPGNGSLRLSPRTLAILKPLVPCSMSPSRSPLNPSMDNEAILVHINGPRFLKSGAQAPSLGENGSLRRSPRFSTAESSPCSITTRSNGNQTAPSKSLALPPPKKLRVGLGTAAAPVGSSELKDANGDCFFVGDPVSDEEARRRWPHHYVNKGKGSNNRRAANDDDADDIILDVKFHFLQASVCGCILSIGDCAYVKGPKGKPDYIGRILEFFETTGGIYYCTVQWFFRAEDTVIKEQATSHDKKRLFYSDLKNDNLLDCIVSKANVVQVSPTVDLKSKSIPSYYFYYDMKYSVEYSTFSTMTMYDSEENGHTALSSLSSTNSINGITRKPFPNKKHENQASKDMELTLLDLFCGCGGMSTGLSLGACTAGVNLVARWAVDSEEAACKSLKLNHPETLVRNETAVDFLDLLKAWEKLCEKYVRHGKAKSSNSNVRAPRKDNGDDSSSSESDEEFVVSKLVDICYGDPTNVGKRGLKFKVRWKGYSYNEDTWEPIEGLSNCEEAIRDFVIEGFKSKILPLPKLPQFPLPTHEVIEKYGSPLEFERNLVGYDEGKPRQLEKALVLEDILSDLPAVTDKEDREQMPYQKEPQTEFQRYIREPKTASGLKGSQSLLYDHRPLQLGENDYLRVCQVPKRKGANFRDLRGLVVGPDNTVQLDPAMERVLLPSGRPLIPDCALRYENGKSIRPYARLWWDEVVATVLTISNPRMQAILHPEQDRILTIRENARLQGFPDYYRFHGSIKDRYRQVGNAVAIPVGRALGYALAMAWLGKSGDRALMTLPPNFAFSNEIQDISESLHLSVAPESEP; this comes from the exons ATGGACGCGGAGGATCTCCCCTCCCCCATCCCCCTCGCGATCCTCGAACCCGTCGAGCCCTTCGAACCCTACTCcgattcctcctcctcctcctcctcccgcaGAAGCGGCGATCCCCCGTCTCCGGCCGCGGCGGAGCGTCGCCGACCCCCTCGGAGCAATGCGGAGCCGATCGACCCCAATGGCGCCCTCCGGAGGTCGCCTAGGTTTTCCCGGAGCGGAGCGCGAGCTCCGAGCTCGCCGCAGAGTGGCTCCTCGAGGGGATCGCGGAGATCCCCGAGAACCCTAGCGATCCTCGACCCCTTCGATGGGGATTCCTCTAAGAGCGAAGGGGATCCGGTCGGCAACAATGGCGTCCTCCGGAGGTCCCCTAGGCTTCTCGAGAACGGAGCGTCGGCTCCGAGATCGGCGGGAAATGGCCCCAATTCCGCCTCTAGAAGTTCCGGTCCCCTCTCCGCTCTTCCCTCACCGAAGGCTCGACGCCGATCCTCGACAGATCCGTCCGAGAACAATGGAGATTTGGTCCAAAGCAATGGCTCCCTCCGGAGGTCGCCGAGGTTTCTCAATGCCGAAGCATCGGCTCCGTCGGCTGGAAATAGCTTCTCGAGGAGATCGCGGAGAACACTCCCCCGCCCCTCTCAAAATTCGTCCAAGGACAATGGGGCTATAGTCCAAGCCAATTCCCACCAGAGATCGCCTAGGTTTCTCAAGGACGGAGTATTGGCTCTAACCTCACCAGGGAATGGCTCTTTGCGGCTATCCCCAAGAACCCTTGCAATCCTCAAGCCCCTGGTGCCCTGCTCCATGTCCCCTTCGAGAAGCCCTTTGAATCCGTCCATGGACAATGAGGCTATATTGGTCCACATTAATGGCCCTAGGTTTCTCAAGAGCGGAGCACAAGCTCCGAGCTTGGGCGAAAACGGGTCCTTGAGGCGATCGCCGAGGTTCTCTACTGCAGAGAGTTCTCCCTGCTCCATTACGACGAGAAGCAATGGCAATCAAACGGCGCCATCGAAGTCGCTGGCTTTGCCGCCTCCGAAAAAGCTGAGAGTGGGATTGGGGACAGCAGCAGCTCCGGTGGGTTCTTCAGAGCTGAAGGATGCTAATGGCGATTGCTTCTTTGTAGGGGATCCGGTGTCGGATGAGGAAGCGAGGAGGAGGTGGCCTCACCACTATGTGAACAAG gGTAAAGGGAGCAATAATCGAAGAGCTGCTAA TGATGATGATGCCGATGATATTATTTTAGATGTAAAATTTCATTTCTTGCAAGCAAGTGTATGTGGGTGTATTTTGAGCATTGGGGATTGTGCATATGTGAAA GGTCCAAAGGGTAAACCAGATTATATAGGCAGGATCTTGGAGTTTTTTGAAACAACAGGAGGAATCTATTATTGTACAGTTCAATGGTTTTTCAGAGCCGAAGATACT GTCATTAAAGAGCAAGCGACGTCCCATGACAAGAAGCGGCTTTTCTACTCGGACCTAAAAAATGACAATCTACTAGATTGCATTGTTTCCAAAGCCAATGTTGTACAAGTTTCTCCTACT GTTGACTTGAAGTCCAAATCAATTCCTTCATACTATTTTTACTATGACATGAAGTACTCTGTAGAGTATAGTACATTCAGTACTATGACAATGT ATGATTCAGAAGAAAATGGTCATACGGCCTTATCCAGTTTGTCTAGTACAAATAGTATCAATGGCATAACAAGAAAGCCATTCCCTAATAAAAAGCATGAGAATCAGGCATCAAAAGACATGGAGCTAACTTTATTAGATCTTTTTTGTGGGTGTGGTGGGATGTCCACTGGTCTCTCTCTGGGAGCATGCACTGCTGGTGTGAATCTTGTGGCG AGATGGGCTGTTGATTCTGAAGAAGCTGCATGCAAAAGCTTGAAACTAAATCATCCAGAGACTCTG GTCAGGAACGAGACTGCTGTTGATTTTCTTGATCTATTGAAGGCATGGGAGAAGCTCTGTGAAAAGTATGTAAGGCATGGTAAAGCAAAGAGCTCAAATTCAAATGTAAGGGCTCCTAGAAAGGACAACGGAGATGATTCTTCATCTTCGGAATCTGATGAAGAATTTGTGGTATCAAAGCTAGTTGATATCTGTTATGGTGATCCCACTAACGTTGGAAAGCGTGGTTTAAAATTTAAG GTTCGTTGGAAGGGCTACAGTTATAATGAAGACACATGGGAGCCTATTGAAGGACTAAG cAACTGTGAAGAAGCAATACGGGATTTTGTAATTGAAGGATTCAAGTCTAAGATTTTGCCACTCCCT AAACTACCCCAATTTCCGCTTCCTACACATGAAGTAATTGAAAAGTATGGTTCTCCATTAGAATTTGAG CGAAACCTAGTTGGGTATGATGAGGGCAAACCCAGGCAGTTAGAAAAAGCACTTGTTCTAGAAGATATTCTTTCTGATCTTCCAGCA GTAACAGACAAGGAAGATCGTGAGCAGATGCCATATCAAAAGGAACCTCAAACAGAGTTTCAAAGATACATCCGGGAACCTAAGACTG CCAGTGGACTAAAAGGTTCTCAATCTTTGCTGTACGACCATCGCCCTTTACAGCTTGGCGAGAATGACTACTTGCGAGTTTGCCAAGTTCCTAAAAGAAAG GGAGCTAATTTTAGAGACCTCCGCGGTCTCGTAGTTGGTCCTGACAACACCGTGCAGTTAGATCCTGCAATGGAACGAGTATTATTACCATCAGGGAGGCCACTG ATTCCAGATTGTGCCTTGCGCTATGAGAATGGAAAGTCTATAAG ACCTTATGCACGACTTTGGTGGGATGAGGTAGTGGCAACTGTGCTGACGATATCAAACCCTCGTATGCAA GCCATACTACATCCCGAGCAAGACCGGATACTCACCATTCGAGAAAATGCAAGATTGCAAGGTTTTCCTGACTATTATAGATTCCACGGGTCCATTAAAGACAG GTATCGCCAAGTTGGAAATGCCGTGGCTATTCCGGTAGGCCGAGCACTGGGATATGCCTTGGCAATGGCGTGGCTTGGGAAGAGCGGAGACAGAGCCCTAATGACCCTTCCCCCTAATTTTGCTTTCTCTAACGAAATCCAGGATATCTCGGAGTCCCTCCATCTTTCCGTAGCTCCAGAATCCGAACCTTAA
- the LOC109727337 gene encoding DNA (cytosine-5)-methyltransferase CMT2-like isoform X2: MDAEDLPSPIPLAILEPVEPFEPYSDSSSSSSSRRSGDPPSPAAAERRRPPRSNAEPIDPNGALRRSPRFSRSGARAPSSPQSGSSRGSRRSPRTLAILDPFDGDSSKSEGDPVGNNGVLRRSPRLLENGASAPRSAGNGPNSASRSSGPLSALPSPKARRRSSTDPSENNGDLVQSNGSLRRSPRFLNAEASAPSAGNSFSRRSRRTLPRPSQNSSKDNGAIVQANSHQRSPRFLKDGVLALTSPGNGSLRLSPRTLAILKPLVPCSMSPSRSPLNPSMDNEAILVHINGPRFLKSGAQAPSLGENGSLRRSPRFSTAESSPCSITTRSNGNQTAPSKSLALPPPKKLRVGLGTAAAPVGSSELKDANGDCFFVGDPVSDEEARRRWPHHYVNKGPKGKPDYIGRILEFFETTGGIYYCTVQWFFRAEDTVIKEQATSHDKKRLFYSDLKNDNLLDCIVSKANVVQVSPTVDLKSKSIPSYYFYYDMKYSVEYSTFSTMTMYDSEENGHTALSSLSSTNSINGITRKPFPNKKHENQASKDMELTLLDLFCGCGGMSTGLSLGACTAGVNLVARWAVDSEEAACKSLKLNHPETLVRNETAVDFLDLLKAWEKLCEKYVRHGKAKSSNSNVRAPRKDNGDDSSSSESDEEFVVSKLVDICYGDPTNVGKRGLKFKVRWKGYSYNEDTWEPIEGLSNCEEAIRDFVIEGFKSKILPLPGDVDVICGGPPCQGISGYNRYRNFEAPLDDEKNRQVIVFMDIVQFLKPKYVLMENVLDILKFAKATVARYALGRLVSMRYQARLGIMAAGCYGLPQFRLRVFLWGCQPNEKLPQFPLPTHEVIEKYGSPLEFERNLVGYDEGKPRQLEKALVLEDILSDLPAVTDKEDREQMPYQKEPQTEFQRYIREPKTASGLKGSQSLLYDHRPLQLGENDYLRVCQVPKRKGANFRDLRGLVVGPDNTVQLDPAMERVLLPSGRPLIPDCALRYENGKSIRPYARLWWDEVVATVLTISNPRMQAILHPEQDRILTIRENARLQGFPDYYRFHGSIKDRYRQVGNAVAIPVGRALGYALAMAWLGKSGDRALMTLPPNFAFSNEIQDISESLHLSVAPESEP, translated from the exons ATGGACGCGGAGGATCTCCCCTCCCCCATCCCCCTCGCGATCCTCGAACCCGTCGAGCCCTTCGAACCCTACTCcgattcctcctcctcctcctcctcccgcaGAAGCGGCGATCCCCCGTCTCCGGCCGCGGCGGAGCGTCGCCGACCCCCTCGGAGCAATGCGGAGCCGATCGACCCCAATGGCGCCCTCCGGAGGTCGCCTAGGTTTTCCCGGAGCGGAGCGCGAGCTCCGAGCTCGCCGCAGAGTGGCTCCTCGAGGGGATCGCGGAGATCCCCGAGAACCCTAGCGATCCTCGACCCCTTCGATGGGGATTCCTCTAAGAGCGAAGGGGATCCGGTCGGCAACAATGGCGTCCTCCGGAGGTCCCCTAGGCTTCTCGAGAACGGAGCGTCGGCTCCGAGATCGGCGGGAAATGGCCCCAATTCCGCCTCTAGAAGTTCCGGTCCCCTCTCCGCTCTTCCCTCACCGAAGGCTCGACGCCGATCCTCGACAGATCCGTCCGAGAACAATGGAGATTTGGTCCAAAGCAATGGCTCCCTCCGGAGGTCGCCGAGGTTTCTCAATGCCGAAGCATCGGCTCCGTCGGCTGGAAATAGCTTCTCGAGGAGATCGCGGAGAACACTCCCCCGCCCCTCTCAAAATTCGTCCAAGGACAATGGGGCTATAGTCCAAGCCAATTCCCACCAGAGATCGCCTAGGTTTCTCAAGGACGGAGTATTGGCTCTAACCTCACCAGGGAATGGCTCTTTGCGGCTATCCCCAAGAACCCTTGCAATCCTCAAGCCCCTGGTGCCCTGCTCCATGTCCCCTTCGAGAAGCCCTTTGAATCCGTCCATGGACAATGAGGCTATATTGGTCCACATTAATGGCCCTAGGTTTCTCAAGAGCGGAGCACAAGCTCCGAGCTTGGGCGAAAACGGGTCCTTGAGGCGATCGCCGAGGTTCTCTACTGCAGAGAGTTCTCCCTGCTCCATTACGACGAGAAGCAATGGCAATCAAACGGCGCCATCGAAGTCGCTGGCTTTGCCGCCTCCGAAAAAGCTGAGAGTGGGATTGGGGACAGCAGCAGCTCCGGTGGGTTCTTCAGAGCTGAAGGATGCTAATGGCGATTGCTTCTTTGTAGGGGATCCGGTGTCGGATGAGGAAGCGAGGAGGAGGTGGCCTCACCACTATGTGAACAAG GGTCCAAAGGGTAAACCAGATTATATAGGCAGGATCTTGGAGTTTTTTGAAACAACAGGAGGAATCTATTATTGTACAGTTCAATGGTTTTTCAGAGCCGAAGATACT GTCATTAAAGAGCAAGCGACGTCCCATGACAAGAAGCGGCTTTTCTACTCGGACCTAAAAAATGACAATCTACTAGATTGCATTGTTTCCAAAGCCAATGTTGTACAAGTTTCTCCTACT GTTGACTTGAAGTCCAAATCAATTCCTTCATACTATTTTTACTATGACATGAAGTACTCTGTAGAGTATAGTACATTCAGTACTATGACAATGT ATGATTCAGAAGAAAATGGTCATACGGCCTTATCCAGTTTGTCTAGTACAAATAGTATCAATGGCATAACAAGAAAGCCATTCCCTAATAAAAAGCATGAGAATCAGGCATCAAAAGACATGGAGCTAACTTTATTAGATCTTTTTTGTGGGTGTGGTGGGATGTCCACTGGTCTCTCTCTGGGAGCATGCACTGCTGGTGTGAATCTTGTGGCG AGATGGGCTGTTGATTCTGAAGAAGCTGCATGCAAAAGCTTGAAACTAAATCATCCAGAGACTCTG GTCAGGAACGAGACTGCTGTTGATTTTCTTGATCTATTGAAGGCATGGGAGAAGCTCTGTGAAAAGTATGTAAGGCATGGTAAAGCAAAGAGCTCAAATTCAAATGTAAGGGCTCCTAGAAAGGACAACGGAGATGATTCTTCATCTTCGGAATCTGATGAAGAATTTGTGGTATCAAAGCTAGTTGATATCTGTTATGGTGATCCCACTAACGTTGGAAAGCGTGGTTTAAAATTTAAG GTTCGTTGGAAGGGCTACAGTTATAATGAAGACACATGGGAGCCTATTGAAGGACTAAG cAACTGTGAAGAAGCAATACGGGATTTTGTAATTGAAGGATTCAAGTCTAAGATTTTGCCACTCCCT GGTGATGTCGATGTCATTTGTGGGGGCCCACCATGCCAAGGTATCAGCGGATATAATCGCTATAGGAATTTTGAGGCACCACTGGATGATGAAAAAAACCGCCAAGTCATTGTCTTCATGGACATTGTGCAATTTTTGAAGCCAAAATATGTTTTGATGGAAAATGttcttgatattttaaaatttgccaAGGCCACAGTTGCTAGATATGCTTTAGGCCGTCTGGTTAGTATGCGTTACCAAGCAAGGCTAGGAATCATGGCTGCTGGTTGTTATGGCCTCCCACAATTTCGCTTGCGTGTATTTTTGTGGGGGTGTCAGCCTAACGAG AAACTACCCCAATTTCCGCTTCCTACACATGAAGTAATTGAAAAGTATGGTTCTCCATTAGAATTTGAG CGAAACCTAGTTGGGTATGATGAGGGCAAACCCAGGCAGTTAGAAAAAGCACTTGTTCTAGAAGATATTCTTTCTGATCTTCCAGCA GTAACAGACAAGGAAGATCGTGAGCAGATGCCATATCAAAAGGAACCTCAAACAGAGTTTCAAAGATACATCCGGGAACCTAAGACTG CCAGTGGACTAAAAGGTTCTCAATCTTTGCTGTACGACCATCGCCCTTTACAGCTTGGCGAGAATGACTACTTGCGAGTTTGCCAAGTTCCTAAAAGAAAG GGAGCTAATTTTAGAGACCTCCGCGGTCTCGTAGTTGGTCCTGACAACACCGTGCAGTTAGATCCTGCAATGGAACGAGTATTATTACCATCAGGGAGGCCACTG ATTCCAGATTGTGCCTTGCGCTATGAGAATGGAAAGTCTATAAG ACCTTATGCACGACTTTGGTGGGATGAGGTAGTGGCAACTGTGCTGACGATATCAAACCCTCGTATGCAA GCCATACTACATCCCGAGCAAGACCGGATACTCACCATTCGAGAAAATGCAAGATTGCAAGGTTTTCCTGACTATTATAGATTCCACGGGTCCATTAAAGACAG GTATCGCCAAGTTGGAAATGCCGTGGCTATTCCGGTAGGCCGAGCACTGGGATATGCCTTGGCAATGGCGTGGCTTGGGAAGAGCGGAGACAGAGCCCTAATGACCCTTCCCCCTAATTTTGCTTTCTCTAACGAAATCCAGGATATCTCGGAGTCCCTCCATCTTTCCGTAGCTCCAGAATCCGAACCTTAA
- the LOC109727337 gene encoding DNA (cytosine-5)-methyltransferase CMT2-like isoform X1, which produces MDAEDLPSPIPLAILEPVEPFEPYSDSSSSSSSRRSGDPPSPAAAERRRPPRSNAEPIDPNGALRRSPRFSRSGARAPSSPQSGSSRGSRRSPRTLAILDPFDGDSSKSEGDPVGNNGVLRRSPRLLENGASAPRSAGNGPNSASRSSGPLSALPSPKARRRSSTDPSENNGDLVQSNGSLRRSPRFLNAEASAPSAGNSFSRRSRRTLPRPSQNSSKDNGAIVQANSHQRSPRFLKDGVLALTSPGNGSLRLSPRTLAILKPLVPCSMSPSRSPLNPSMDNEAILVHINGPRFLKSGAQAPSLGENGSLRRSPRFSTAESSPCSITTRSNGNQTAPSKSLALPPPKKLRVGLGTAAAPVGSSELKDANGDCFFVGDPVSDEEARRRWPHHYVNKGKGSNNRRAANDDDADDIILDVKFHFLQASVCGCILSIGDCAYVKGPKGKPDYIGRILEFFETTGGIYYCTVQWFFRAEDTVIKEQATSHDKKRLFYSDLKNDNLLDCIVSKANVVQVSPTVDLKSKSIPSYYFYYDMKYSVEYSTFSTMTMYDSEENGHTALSSLSSTNSINGITRKPFPNKKHENQASKDMELTLLDLFCGCGGMSTGLSLGACTAGVNLVARWAVDSEEAACKSLKLNHPETLVRNETAVDFLDLLKAWEKLCEKYVRHGKAKSSNSNVRAPRKDNGDDSSSSESDEEFVVSKLVDICYGDPTNVGKRGLKFKVRWKGYSYNEDTWEPIEGLSNCEEAIRDFVIEGFKSKILPLPGDVDVICGGPPCQGISGYNRYRNFEAPLDDEKNRQVIVFMDIVQFLKPKYVLMENVLDILKFAKATVARYALGRLVSMRYQARLGIMAAGCYGLPQFRLRVFLWGCQPNEKLPQFPLPTHEVIEKYGSPLEFERNLVGYDEGKPRQLEKALVLEDILSDLPAVTDKEDREQMPYQKEPQTEFQRYIREPKTASGLKGSQSLLYDHRPLQLGENDYLRVCQVPKRKGANFRDLRGLVVGPDNTVQLDPAMERVLLPSGRPLIPDCALRYENGKSIRPYARLWWDEVVATVLTISNPRMQAILHPEQDRILTIRENARLQGFPDYYRFHGSIKDRYRQVGNAVAIPVGRALGYALAMAWLGKSGDRALMTLPPNFAFSNEIQDISESLHLSVAPESEP; this is translated from the exons ATGGACGCGGAGGATCTCCCCTCCCCCATCCCCCTCGCGATCCTCGAACCCGTCGAGCCCTTCGAACCCTACTCcgattcctcctcctcctcctcctcccgcaGAAGCGGCGATCCCCCGTCTCCGGCCGCGGCGGAGCGTCGCCGACCCCCTCGGAGCAATGCGGAGCCGATCGACCCCAATGGCGCCCTCCGGAGGTCGCCTAGGTTTTCCCGGAGCGGAGCGCGAGCTCCGAGCTCGCCGCAGAGTGGCTCCTCGAGGGGATCGCGGAGATCCCCGAGAACCCTAGCGATCCTCGACCCCTTCGATGGGGATTCCTCTAAGAGCGAAGGGGATCCGGTCGGCAACAATGGCGTCCTCCGGAGGTCCCCTAGGCTTCTCGAGAACGGAGCGTCGGCTCCGAGATCGGCGGGAAATGGCCCCAATTCCGCCTCTAGAAGTTCCGGTCCCCTCTCCGCTCTTCCCTCACCGAAGGCTCGACGCCGATCCTCGACAGATCCGTCCGAGAACAATGGAGATTTGGTCCAAAGCAATGGCTCCCTCCGGAGGTCGCCGAGGTTTCTCAATGCCGAAGCATCGGCTCCGTCGGCTGGAAATAGCTTCTCGAGGAGATCGCGGAGAACACTCCCCCGCCCCTCTCAAAATTCGTCCAAGGACAATGGGGCTATAGTCCAAGCCAATTCCCACCAGAGATCGCCTAGGTTTCTCAAGGACGGAGTATTGGCTCTAACCTCACCAGGGAATGGCTCTTTGCGGCTATCCCCAAGAACCCTTGCAATCCTCAAGCCCCTGGTGCCCTGCTCCATGTCCCCTTCGAGAAGCCCTTTGAATCCGTCCATGGACAATGAGGCTATATTGGTCCACATTAATGGCCCTAGGTTTCTCAAGAGCGGAGCACAAGCTCCGAGCTTGGGCGAAAACGGGTCCTTGAGGCGATCGCCGAGGTTCTCTACTGCAGAGAGTTCTCCCTGCTCCATTACGACGAGAAGCAATGGCAATCAAACGGCGCCATCGAAGTCGCTGGCTTTGCCGCCTCCGAAAAAGCTGAGAGTGGGATTGGGGACAGCAGCAGCTCCGGTGGGTTCTTCAGAGCTGAAGGATGCTAATGGCGATTGCTTCTTTGTAGGGGATCCGGTGTCGGATGAGGAAGCGAGGAGGAGGTGGCCTCACCACTATGTGAACAAG gGTAAAGGGAGCAATAATCGAAGAGCTGCTAA TGATGATGATGCCGATGATATTATTTTAGATGTAAAATTTCATTTCTTGCAAGCAAGTGTATGTGGGTGTATTTTGAGCATTGGGGATTGTGCATATGTGAAA GGTCCAAAGGGTAAACCAGATTATATAGGCAGGATCTTGGAGTTTTTTGAAACAACAGGAGGAATCTATTATTGTACAGTTCAATGGTTTTTCAGAGCCGAAGATACT GTCATTAAAGAGCAAGCGACGTCCCATGACAAGAAGCGGCTTTTCTACTCGGACCTAAAAAATGACAATCTACTAGATTGCATTGTTTCCAAAGCCAATGTTGTACAAGTTTCTCCTACT GTTGACTTGAAGTCCAAATCAATTCCTTCATACTATTTTTACTATGACATGAAGTACTCTGTAGAGTATAGTACATTCAGTACTATGACAATGT ATGATTCAGAAGAAAATGGTCATACGGCCTTATCCAGTTTGTCTAGTACAAATAGTATCAATGGCATAACAAGAAAGCCATTCCCTAATAAAAAGCATGAGAATCAGGCATCAAAAGACATGGAGCTAACTTTATTAGATCTTTTTTGTGGGTGTGGTGGGATGTCCACTGGTCTCTCTCTGGGAGCATGCACTGCTGGTGTGAATCTTGTGGCG AGATGGGCTGTTGATTCTGAAGAAGCTGCATGCAAAAGCTTGAAACTAAATCATCCAGAGACTCTG GTCAGGAACGAGACTGCTGTTGATTTTCTTGATCTATTGAAGGCATGGGAGAAGCTCTGTGAAAAGTATGTAAGGCATGGTAAAGCAAAGAGCTCAAATTCAAATGTAAGGGCTCCTAGAAAGGACAACGGAGATGATTCTTCATCTTCGGAATCTGATGAAGAATTTGTGGTATCAAAGCTAGTTGATATCTGTTATGGTGATCCCACTAACGTTGGAAAGCGTGGTTTAAAATTTAAG GTTCGTTGGAAGGGCTACAGTTATAATGAAGACACATGGGAGCCTATTGAAGGACTAAG cAACTGTGAAGAAGCAATACGGGATTTTGTAATTGAAGGATTCAAGTCTAAGATTTTGCCACTCCCT GGTGATGTCGATGTCATTTGTGGGGGCCCACCATGCCAAGGTATCAGCGGATATAATCGCTATAGGAATTTTGAGGCACCACTGGATGATGAAAAAAACCGCCAAGTCATTGTCTTCATGGACATTGTGCAATTTTTGAAGCCAAAATATGTTTTGATGGAAAATGttcttgatattttaaaatttgccaAGGCCACAGTTGCTAGATATGCTTTAGGCCGTCTGGTTAGTATGCGTTACCAAGCAAGGCTAGGAATCATGGCTGCTGGTTGTTATGGCCTCCCACAATTTCGCTTGCGTGTATTTTTGTGGGGGTGTCAGCCTAACGAG AAACTACCCCAATTTCCGCTTCCTACACATGAAGTAATTGAAAAGTATGGTTCTCCATTAGAATTTGAG CGAAACCTAGTTGGGTATGATGAGGGCAAACCCAGGCAGTTAGAAAAAGCACTTGTTCTAGAAGATATTCTTTCTGATCTTCCAGCA GTAACAGACAAGGAAGATCGTGAGCAGATGCCATATCAAAAGGAACCTCAAACAGAGTTTCAAAGATACATCCGGGAACCTAAGACTG CCAGTGGACTAAAAGGTTCTCAATCTTTGCTGTACGACCATCGCCCTTTACAGCTTGGCGAGAATGACTACTTGCGAGTTTGCCAAGTTCCTAAAAGAAAG GGAGCTAATTTTAGAGACCTCCGCGGTCTCGTAGTTGGTCCTGACAACACCGTGCAGTTAGATCCTGCAATGGAACGAGTATTATTACCATCAGGGAGGCCACTG ATTCCAGATTGTGCCTTGCGCTATGAGAATGGAAAGTCTATAAG ACCTTATGCACGACTTTGGTGGGATGAGGTAGTGGCAACTGTGCTGACGATATCAAACCCTCGTATGCAA GCCATACTACATCCCGAGCAAGACCGGATACTCACCATTCGAGAAAATGCAAGATTGCAAGGTTTTCCTGACTATTATAGATTCCACGGGTCCATTAAAGACAG GTATCGCCAAGTTGGAAATGCCGTGGCTATTCCGGTAGGCCGAGCACTGGGATATGCCTTGGCAATGGCGTGGCTTGGGAAGAGCGGAGACAGAGCCCTAATGACCCTTCCCCCTAATTTTGCTTTCTCTAACGAAATCCAGGATATCTCGGAGTCCCTCCATCTTTCCGTAGCTCCAGAATCCGAACCTTAA